From Candidatus Kapaibacterium sp., the proteins below share one genomic window:
- a CDS encoding AAA family ATPase — MASNISDKELLERLSKTIIDVKGEIGKVIIGQNAIVEQLIIAMFARGHVLLIGVPGLAKTLLIRTLSRAMDLNFSRVQFTPDLMPGDISGTEIIEDDLSTGHKHFRFVKGPIFANIVLADEINRTPPKTQAALLEAMEEHAVTAAGTTYKLDEPFFVLATQNPIEQEGTYPLPEAQLDRFMFNIWLDYPSFEEEIEIVRATTTEHKPVVNQILNGEQILEFQNLVRKIPVADNVIKYAVKLVTATRPEETALDFIKDYISYGAGPRASQYLILGAKSRAAILGKFTPDIDDVKAVALPVLRHRIVTNFNAESESVSANEIVRRMIERIN; from the coding sequence CTTCTAATATTTCAGACAAAGAATTGCTCGAAAGACTTTCGAAAACGATAATAGACGTAAAGGGTGAAATCGGCAAAGTTATCATTGGTCAAAATGCAATTGTAGAGCAACTAATTATCGCTATGTTTGCACGGGGGCACGTGCTTTTAATCGGTGTGCCGGGTCTTGCAAAAACTTTACTTATCCGTACATTATCACGTGCAATGGATTTGAATTTCAGTCGCGTTCAATTCACCCCTGACTTGATGCCCGGTGATATAAGCGGTACGGAAATCATCGAAGATGATTTGAGCACAGGTCACAAGCATTTTCGTTTCGTCAAAGGTCCTATTTTTGCTAATATCGTTTTGGCTGATGAAATCAACAGAACACCTCCAAAAACTCAAGCTGCATTGCTTGAAGCTATGGAAGAGCACGCTGTAACTGCTGCCGGAACTACTTATAAATTAGATGAACCATTTTTCGTGTTGGCTACACAAAATCCAATCGAACAAGAGGGAACTTACCCATTGCCCGAAGCACAATTAGACCGTTTCATGTTCAATATTTGGCTTGATTATCCGAGTTTCGAAGAAGAAATTGAAATCGTTCGTGCTACTACAACCGAACATAAACCGGTTGTCAATCAAATTTTGAATGGAGAGCAAATTCTCGAATTCCAAAATTTAGTCAGGAAAATCCCCGTTGCCGATAATGTAATCAAATATGCTGTAAAACTTGTTACTGCAACTCGTCCCGAAGAGACCGCACTCGATTTCATCAAGGATTATATTAGCTATGGAGCGGGTCCGCGAGCGTCGCAATATTTAATATTAGGCGCCAAATCACGTGCTGCAATCTTGGGCAAATTCACTCCTGACATTGATGACGTAAAGGCTGTGGCATTGCCCGTTTTGCGTCATAGAATAGTAACAAATTTCAATGCCGAATCCGAAAGCGTTTCAGCAAATGAAATTGTTAGACGTATGATAGAAAGAATAAATTAA